From Paraburkholderia flava, a single genomic window includes:
- a CDS encoding pyridoxal phosphate-dependent aminotransferase has protein sequence MQSALHARSKLPDVGTTIFTVIGQLAAEHDALNLSQGAPNFAPDPQLVEGVARAMRAGHNQYAPMAGIGTLREALAQKMATLYGAHYDPADEVTVIASASEGLYSTISALVHPGDEVIYFEPSFDSYAPIVRLQGATPVAIKLSSEGFRVDWDEVAAKITPKTRMIIINTPHNPTATVFDAADIERLNALTRNTDIVILSDEVYEHVVFDGALHQSVARHRELVQRSVIVSSFGKSHHVTGWRVGYCVAPAELMNEIRKVHQFMVFSADTPMQYAFVEALARPDSYLGLAAFYQKKRDLLADALRESRFELLPSEGSFFMLARFRHFSDERDSDFVLRLIRDAKVATIPLSAFYTDGTDAGVIRLSFSKDDATLIEGARRLCSI, from the coding sequence ATGCAGAGCGCGTTGCACGCCCGCTCGAAACTGCCCGACGTGGGCACGACGATCTTCACCGTGATCGGTCAGCTCGCGGCCGAACACGATGCGCTGAATCTCTCGCAAGGGGCGCCGAATTTCGCGCCCGATCCGCAACTGGTCGAAGGCGTCGCGCGCGCAATGCGCGCGGGGCACAACCAGTACGCGCCGATGGCGGGCATCGGCACGTTGCGCGAAGCGCTCGCGCAGAAAATGGCCACGCTGTACGGCGCGCACTACGATCCGGCCGACGAAGTCACCGTGATCGCAAGCGCTAGCGAAGGTCTGTATTCGACGATCAGCGCGCTCGTGCATCCCGGCGACGAAGTGATCTACTTCGAGCCGTCGTTCGACAGCTATGCACCGATCGTGCGTCTGCAGGGCGCGACGCCGGTGGCGATCAAGCTGTCGTCGGAGGGGTTTCGCGTGGACTGGGACGAGGTTGCCGCGAAGATCACGCCGAAGACGCGGATGATCATCATCAACACGCCGCACAACCCGACCGCCACCGTGTTCGACGCCGCCGATATCGAACGTCTAAACGCACTCACGCGCAACACCGACATCGTGATCCTGTCCGACGAGGTGTACGAGCACGTCGTGTTCGACGGCGCGCTGCATCAGAGCGTCGCGCGGCATCGCGAGCTCGTGCAGCGCAGCGTGATCGTGTCGTCGTTCGGCAAGTCGCATCACGTGACGGGCTGGCGCGTCGGTTACTGCGTCGCGCCCGCCGAACTGATGAACGAGATCCGCAAGGTGCATCAGTTCATGGTGTTCTCTGCCGATACGCCGATGCAGTATGCGTTCGTCGAAGCGCTCGCTCGGCCGGACAGCTACCTCGGCCTCGCCGCGTTCTATCAGAAGAAGCGCGATCTGCTCGCAGACGCGCTGCGCGAATCGCGCTTCGAACTGCTGCCGAGCGAAGGCAGCTTCTTCATGCTCGCGCGCTTCCGTCATTTCTCCGACGAGCGCGACAGCGACTTCGTGCTGCGACTGATCCGCGATGCGAAGGTCGCGACGATTCCGCTGTCCGCGTTCTATACCGACGGCACGGATGCCGGCGTGATCCGGCTGAGTTTTTCGAAAGACGACGCGACGCTGATCGAAGGCGCGCGCCGGTTGTGTTCGATCTGA
- a CDS encoding ABC transporter substrate-binding protein, which translates to MKTFRYLLAACAFASASVAMTLPALAADTSVLRFGLEAQYPPFESKGANGELQGFDIDVGNAVCATAHLTCKWVETSFDGLIPALQGRKFDAINSAMNATEQRRQAIDFTRVIYRVPTQLIARSNSGLRPTTASLKGKRVGVLQASIQETFAKAHWEPAGVNVVPYQDQNQVYADLMAGRLDATLVLAPAGQTGFLSRPDGKDFAFVGEPVRDDKILGSGVAFGIRKGDTALRERLDAAITKLQSDGTVKTLAQKYFGNIDVSAK; encoded by the coding sequence ATGAAAACATTCAGGTACCTGCTGGCGGCATGCGCGTTCGCGTCGGCGTCGGTTGCGATGACGCTGCCGGCGCTCGCCGCCGATACGTCGGTGTTGCGCTTCGGACTCGAAGCGCAGTATCCGCCGTTCGAATCGAAGGGCGCGAACGGCGAATTGCAGGGCTTCGACATCGACGTCGGCAATGCAGTGTGCGCAACCGCGCATCTCACGTGCAAATGGGTGGAGACGTCGTTCGACGGTTTGATCCCCGCGTTGCAGGGCCGCAAGTTCGACGCGATCAATTCGGCGATGAACGCGACCGAGCAGCGTCGTCAGGCCATTGACTTCACGCGCGTGATCTATCGCGTGCCGACGCAACTGATCGCGCGCAGCAACAGCGGTCTGCGGCCGACCACTGCATCGTTGAAGGGCAAGCGGGTCGGCGTGCTGCAGGCGTCGATTCAGGAGACGTTCGCGAAGGCGCATTGGGAACCCGCCGGCGTGAACGTCGTGCCGTATCAGGATCAGAATCAGGTCTACGCGGATCTGATGGCGGGTCGTCTCGACGCGACGCTCGTGCTCGCACCCGCTGGACAGACCGGCTTCCTGTCGCGTCCCGACGGCAAGGACTTCGCGTTCGTCGGCGAGCCGGTGCGCGACGACAAGATCCTCGGCAGCGGCGTCGCGTTCGGTATCCGCAAGGGCGACACCGCGCTGCGCGAACGGCTGGATGCGGCGATCACGAAGCTGCAGAGCGACGGCACCGTGAAGACGCTCGCGCAGAAGTACTTCGGCAACATCGACGTATCGGCGAAGTAA
- a CDS encoding methyl-accepting chemotaxis protein, translating to MTIVRRLIATLGAALLALSFVGGYGLTQLHQSYFRIEGIESHTIPGLKSISMALDDVADMRLNVYRYVVDGIDDASRTSMEKLIAIADRRFDEHLADYQAHAVSGDADQKLLDADRAHIAAYRDARGLFFERIRSGDRDGALAMLHDGGAVHNAALALNDGLHEHLNDSVARSNAVREENEAAYRLAFALMLATIGAALLLVGVLGGRLYSVIRDGLDRLQSTLQQVSQHLDLSHRAEVARMDEIGHTAVALNTLLARVADVVAEVRQSSDAVGIASRQIAAGNGDLSVRTERQAASLQRTVASLGQLTIVVQQNADRAQETSALALEASRVSDSASETVRRMAGTMNEIASRSSQIADITALIEDIAVQTNLLALNAAVEAARAGERGRGFAVVATEVRSLAQRSSAAAKEIKELIQHSVATIESGSRQTDEVGRTASEALRATQRVAQIVGEIAAASDHQGREIEQVNAAIGQIDGVTQQNAALVEEAAAAAASLDEQAVRLTGAVSAFRLKETATAAA from the coding sequence ATGACTATCGTCCGTCGGCTCATCGCCACGCTCGGCGCGGCGTTGCTCGCGCTGTCGTTCGTCGGCGGTTACGGGCTTACGCAATTGCATCAGTCGTACTTTCGTATCGAAGGTATCGAATCGCACACGATTCCCGGTTTGAAATCGATCTCGATGGCACTCGACGACGTCGCCGATATGCGGTTGAACGTGTACCGCTATGTGGTCGACGGCATCGACGATGCGAGCCGCACGTCGATGGAAAAACTGATCGCGATCGCCGACCGCCGCTTCGACGAACACCTCGCGGACTACCAGGCGCACGCCGTCTCCGGCGACGCCGACCAGAAACTGCTCGACGCCGATCGCGCGCACATCGCCGCGTATCGCGACGCACGCGGCCTGTTCTTCGAACGCATCCGCAGCGGCGACCGCGACGGCGCGCTCGCGATGCTGCATGACGGCGGCGCGGTACACAACGCGGCGCTCGCGCTGAACGACGGACTGCACGAACACCTGAACGACAGCGTCGCGCGCAGCAACGCGGTGCGCGAAGAAAACGAAGCCGCGTACCGGCTGGCGTTTGCGCTGATGCTGGCCACGATCGGCGCGGCGCTGCTGCTGGTCGGTGTGCTCGGTGGTCGGTTGTACAGCGTGATCCGCGACGGACTCGACCGTCTGCAGTCGACACTGCAACAGGTCAGCCAGCATCTCGATCTGTCGCATCGCGCGGAGGTCGCGCGGATGGACGAGATCGGCCACACCGCAGTCGCGCTGAACACGCTACTCGCGCGCGTCGCGGATGTGGTCGCCGAAGTGCGGCAGTCGAGCGACGCGGTCGGCATCGCATCGCGGCAGATTGCAGCGGGCAACGGCGATCTGTCTGTGCGCACCGAACGGCAGGCCGCATCGCTGCAGCGGACGGTCGCGAGTCTCGGTCAACTGACGATCGTCGTTCAGCAAAACGCCGACCGCGCACAGGAAACGAGTGCGCTCGCACTCGAAGCATCGCGCGTGTCGGACAGTGCAAGCGAAACGGTTCGACGCATGGCCGGCACGATGAACGAGATCGCGTCGCGCTCGTCGCAGATCGCCGACATCACCGCACTGATCGAGGACATCGCGGTCCAGACGAACCTGCTCGCGTTGAACGCTGCAGTCGAAGCAGCACGCGCAGGCGAACGCGGCCGCGGCTTCGCCGTCGTCGCGACGGAAGTGCGCAGCCTCGCGCAGCGCTCGTCGGCTGCGGCGAAGGAAATCAAGGAATTGATCCAGCACTCGGTCGCGACGATCGAATCCGGTTCGCGTCAGACCGATGAAGTCGGCCGCACCGCGAGCGAAGCATTGCGCGCGACGCAGCGGGTCGCGCAGATCGTCGGCGAGATCGCGGCGGCATCGGATCATCAGGGCCGCGAGATCGAGCAGGTGAACGCGGCGATCGGTCAGATCGACGGCGTCACGCAGCAGAATGCCGCGCTCGTCGAAGAGGCGGCCGCTGCGGCCGCGTCGCTCGACGAACAGGCGGTGCGCCTCACCGGCGCGGTCTCGGCATTCAGGCTGAAGGAAACAGCCACGGCAGCGGCCTGA
- a CDS encoding anti-sigma factor family protein, whose product MKPDDIELLAYVNGELPEHAREEVERAVQTSPDVAEQVALLRASRLPYREAFAQQKLPPVPSRLAAQIEALAREAAQKNSSAAQPGVNDPVIPTEPGIANTAPIRSRLRVAPAWLAVAFVAGAFMCGAVLRFAPGAASGLGGFSTASADTRPWITAAAGYQQLYSRETLENVDANAELSEKTLEQIRDQDGLALSIPDLRDAGLTFKRVQRLRFGDKALVQIVYLPQQGAPVALCVMKEAKPDAAVATARVASMNVVTWRQAELGYVLIGQPGDSEHIDLDALAKRISGNHVDSLFSDVTTLTSAIHAG is encoded by the coding sequence ATGAAACCGGACGATATCGAACTGCTGGCCTACGTGAACGGCGAATTGCCGGAGCACGCGCGCGAAGAAGTCGAGCGCGCGGTGCAGACGTCGCCGGACGTCGCGGAGCAGGTCGCACTGCTGCGCGCGTCGCGGTTGCCGTATCGCGAGGCCTTCGCGCAGCAGAAGCTGCCGCCGGTGCCGTCGCGTCTCGCGGCACAGATCGAGGCGCTGGCCCGCGAGGCGGCGCAGAAAAACAGCAGCGCGGCTCAACCGGGCGTCAACGATCCCGTCATACCGACAGAACCGGGCATCGCAAATACAGCACCGATCCGCTCACGCCTGCGCGTCGCACCCGCCTGGCTCGCGGTCGCGTTCGTCGCCGGTGCGTTCATGTGCGGTGCGGTGCTGCGGTTCGCGCCGGGCGCGGCGTCAGGGCTCGGCGGTTTCTCGACCGCATCCGCCGACACGCGCCCGTGGATCACCGCCGCCGCCGGCTATCAGCAGCTCTATTCACGCGAAACCCTCGAAAACGTCGATGCGAACGCCGAGCTGTCGGAGAAAACGCTCGAGCAGATTCGCGACCAGGACGGCCTCGCACTGAGCATCCCCGATCTGCGCGACGCCGGCCTCACGTTCAAGCGCGTGCAGCGGCTGCGTTTCGGCGACAAGGCGTTGGTGCAGATCGTCTATTTGCCGCAGCAAGGCGCGCCGGTCGCGCTGTGCGTGATGAAGGAAGCGAAGCCCGATGCGGCCGTCGCGACAGCACGCGTCGCGAGCATGAACGTCGTCACATGGCGTCAGGCCGAACTGGGCTACGTGCTGATCGGCCAGCCAGGCGACAGCGAGCATATCGATCTCGACGCGCTCGCGAAGCGCATCTCCGGTAACCACGTCGACTCGCTGTTCAGCGACGTCACGACACTCACCTCCGCCATCCACGCCGGCTAA
- a CDS encoding anti-sigma factor family protein — translation MTVDETLLMAYVDGELQPQQHAEVEALVDGSAEAAALVGVLRASRVDYRAAFAAQSLPPVPASLARGVDALIAKHRAGGTAANADAATEHTQSTTAATPAQLRAASRAMPVWLAAACVAGALCVGLLLRTGPLVGTGASAGGTLAQSSTNRIGAGNTGMSPWVTAAVGYQQLYTRDTVAYAQVDAKDLAATLDDIRAKDHLSLHVPDLSRMGLQLKAVQRLNFNNKPLVQIVYLPQKGPPVALCVLREPKPDAGVATRTVDAMHVVTWRQGELGYALIGKPDGIDLESIGRQIADGAAGALAGIMNAAARLSPDA, via the coding sequence ATGACAGTCGACGAAACCTTACTGATGGCGTACGTCGACGGCGAGCTGCAACCGCAGCAGCACGCCGAGGTGGAAGCGCTCGTCGACGGTTCGGCGGAGGCTGCCGCACTCGTGGGTGTGCTGCGCGCGTCGCGGGTCGACTATCGCGCGGCCTTCGCGGCGCAATCGCTGCCGCCGGTGCCGGCATCCCTCGCACGCGGCGTAGATGCGCTGATCGCGAAGCATCGCGCGGGCGGGACCGCTGCGAATGCCGACGCGGCAACTGAACACACGCAAAGCACGACTGCGGCAACGCCTGCACAACTGCGTGCAGCTTCGCGCGCGATGCCCGTCTGGCTTGCGGCCGCGTGTGTCGCCGGTGCGCTGTGCGTCGGGCTGTTGCTGCGCACCGGGCCGCTCGTCGGCACGGGCGCTTCGGCAGGCGGCACGCTCGCGCAAAGCAGCACGAACAGGATAGGCGCGGGTAACACAGGCATGTCCCCGTGGGTCACAGCCGCAGTCGGTTATCAGCAGCTCTACACGCGCGACACCGTCGCGTACGCGCAGGTCGATGCAAAAGACCTCGCTGCGACGCTCGACGACATCCGTGCGAAAGATCATCTCTCGCTGCACGTGCCGGACCTGAGCCGCATGGGTCTGCAACTGAAGGCCGTGCAGCGTCTGAACTTCAACAACAAGCCGCTGGTGCAGATTGTCTATCTGCCGCAGAAGGGGCCACCGGTTGCGCTGTGTGTGCTGCGCGAACCGAAGCCCGACGCGGGCGTCGCGACGCGCACCGTCGACGCGATGCACGTCGTCACGTGGCGGCAGGGGGAACTGGGTTACGCGCTGATCGGCAAGCCGGACGGGATCGATCTCGAATCGATCGGCAGGCAGATCGCGGACGGCGCGGCGGGCGCGCTGGCCGGTATCATGAATGCGGCTGCGCGGCTGTCACCGGACGCCTGA
- a CDS encoding RNA polymerase sigma factor has protein sequence MTAADLPGLLPEMLPRLWAFALRIAGDQHDAEDLVQRACVRALERAHQLQPGTAPLSWMFSIVHTTWINELRSRSVRKRSSMDWDDDFLENVPDPTGETPETQLMNGQIIEAVERLPEAQRVVMLLVAVEGLSYQEAADALDVPIGTIMSRLSRARQAIGARFAERGEPRTPARRKDSIA, from the coding sequence ATGACCGCTGCAGACTTACCGGGCCTGCTTCCAGAAATGCTGCCACGGCTGTGGGCGTTCGCGCTGCGCATCGCCGGCGATCAGCACGATGCGGAAGACCTGGTGCAGCGCGCCTGTGTCAGAGCGCTCGAACGCGCGCATCAATTGCAGCCGGGCACCGCGCCGCTCAGCTGGATGTTTTCGATCGTCCACACCACGTGGATCAACGAACTGCGCTCGCGCAGCGTGCGCAAGCGCTCCAGCATGGACTGGGACGACGACTTCCTCGAGAACGTCCCCGATCCCACCGGCGAAACGCCGGAAACCCAATTGATGAACGGGCAGATCATCGAAGCCGTCGAGCGTCTGCCCGAAGCGCAGCGCGTCGTGATGCTGCTCGTCGCCGTCGAAGGTCTCAGCTATCAGGAAGCCGCCGACGCACTCGACGTACCGATCGGCACGATCATGAGCCGTCTGTCGCGTGCGCGTCAGGCCATCGGCGCGCGCTTCGCCGAGCGCGGTGAACCGCGCACGCCCGCACGACGCAAGGATTCGATCGCATGA
- a CDS encoding TIGR03118 family protein, whose protein sequence is MKLHHHAVLATMFGLTAVTLAACGGSNHVTATPTIPPQFKATTLVSDGSATAPNIDPNLKNGWGIAFNPTGVMWVSDNNTKKSTLYDGNGVVQSLVVTIPPNATGQAAGPTGIVFNKSTDFQISANGGAASNAVFLWATDAGTIAAWSPKVLPTQAVNAFDDGVGGAVYKGLAIGTNAGANVLYAADFHNKKVDVFDRTFTKIQLAGKFTDPALPSGLSPFGIAAIGNTVYVSYALLGPDGHTQVNGAGNGVVDAFDTAGNFVKRIATSGTLNSPWGMVIAPANFGAASNDLLVGNFGDGTVDVFDPNSGAFQGALTNTDGSTFRQPGIWGLSFGNNFANQPLNTLFFAAGPTPTTGVYGRIDVTP, encoded by the coding sequence ATGAAACTGCATCACCACGCCGTGCTCGCCACGATGTTCGGTCTCACTGCCGTGACGCTCGCCGCGTGCGGCGGCAGCAACCACGTCACCGCAACGCCGACCATTCCTCCGCAGTTCAAGGCGACGACGCTCGTGTCCGACGGCAGTGCAACGGCGCCGAACATCGATCCGAATCTGAAGAACGGCTGGGGCATCGCGTTCAATCCGACGGGCGTGATGTGGGTGTCGGACAACAACACGAAGAAGTCGACGCTCTACGACGGCAACGGTGTCGTGCAGTCGCTCGTCGTGACGATTCCGCCGAACGCCACCGGCCAGGCCGCGGGTCCGACCGGCATCGTGTTCAACAAGAGCACCGATTTCCAGATCAGCGCGAACGGCGGTGCCGCATCGAATGCGGTCTTCCTGTGGGCCACCGACGCAGGCACGATCGCCGCGTGGTCGCCGAAGGTGCTGCCGACGCAAGCCGTCAACGCATTCGACGACGGCGTCGGCGGTGCGGTCTACAAGGGCCTCGCGATCGGCACGAACGCGGGCGCCAACGTGCTCTACGCCGCCGACTTCCACAACAAGAAAGTCGACGTGTTCGATCGCACGTTCACGAAGATCCAGCTCGCCGGCAAGTTCACGGACCCGGCGTTGCCCTCAGGACTCTCGCCGTTCGGCATCGCGGCGATCGGCAACACGGTGTACGTCAGCTACGCGCTGCTCGGTCCCGACGGACACACGCAGGTGAACGGCGCGGGCAACGGTGTCGTCGATGCATTCGATACGGCCGGCAATTTCGTGAAGCGCATCGCCACGTCGGGCACGCTGAATTCGCCGTGGGGTATGGTGATCGCGCCGGCCAACTTCGGTGCAGCGAGCAACGATCTGCTGGTCGGCAACTTCGGCGACGGGACGGTCGACGTGTTCGATCCGAACAGCGGCGCGTTCCAGGGCGCGCTGACCAATACCGACGGTTCGACGTTCCGTCAGCCCGGCATCTGGGGTCTGTCGTTCGGCAACAACTTCGCGAACCAGCCGCTCAACACGCTGTTTTTCGCCGCCGGTCCGACGCCGACGACGGGCGTGTACGGCCGCATCGACGTGACGCCTTGA
- a CDS encoding DUF3455 domain-containing protein: MSTKCLLRSGVAGFAVVSMLGACAMAPGGSASTASIDPPAQTTRVLSANASGVQIYSCEYDAQHRLAWVFRSPQATLYDASGHAVIRHFAGPSWEAEDGSRVVGRVVAQRPGATKASVPELLLETHVVAGSGVLSDVRYVQRVGTVGGLAPQAQCVTEHQSGSTPYLAEYVFYR, encoded by the coding sequence ATGTCCACGAAATGCTTGTTGCGGTCGGGTGTTGCGGGTTTTGCCGTTGTGTCGATGTTGGGGGCGTGTGCGATGGCGCCTGGCGGCAGTGCGTCGACTGCTTCGATCGATCCGCCCGCGCAGACGACGCGCGTGTTGTCCGCGAATGCGTCGGGGGTGCAGATTTACTCATGCGAGTACGACGCGCAGCATCGCCTGGCATGGGTGTTCAGGAGTCCGCAGGCGACGCTGTACGACGCTAGCGGGCACGCGGTGATTCGTCACTTCGCGGGGCCGTCGTGGGAGGCGGAGGATGGGAGTCGTGTGGTTGGCCGGGTGGTGGCTCAACGGCCGGGTGCGACTAAAGCGAGTGTGCCGGAGCTGTTGCTCGAAACGCATGTTGTGGCGGGGAGCGGAGTGCTTTCCGATGTGCGTTATGTGCAGCGGGTGGGGACGGTTGGAGGGCTTGCGCCTCAGGCTCAGTGTGTGACGGAGCATCAGAGCGGGAGTACGCCTTATCTGGCGGAGTATGTGTTTTATCGGTGA
- a CDS encoding ShlB/FhaC/HecB family hemolysin secretion/activation protein, which yields MLRALWGVDRARGPISSRFLTVCAALLVVAHTHVAHAQTIDPLGEQEQRRRAQEQAIERERAINAPNVALQPTERPAEDDGKVPVETPCFKLDELTLEVPPGLSSSVEAAGARALLPNPLFPGELMFANEYLQRHRGQCVGREGLNLIVHRLMARIIEKGYSTTRVVIAPQDLSTGKLKLQLIPGVISAIRFADPSTYGTWRNAFPTRAGDLLNLRNLEQGLEQMKRVPNQDVDMQIVPGPSTGESDVVIAVKRTKPWSLAISADDSGLESTGQLQGNVSLTLDNPLGLSDLLNISYSHDINGHTSQYGTHGSSAYYSIPWGNWTFSATASQYDYHQEIAGAFSKLVSSGKSSTFDVKAEYQFYRSQVQKNMIEFRVGKRFSEAFIDGSEIDVQHRDNSYAEVGWEHKHYFGAAQLDSTLAYRWGVPWFGAQRDLPSGIAGVPTYYYHMETLDATLSVPFTVAGFPLRYTTTVRAQNTPNVLYPTEYFSIGSRYTVRGFDGNTMLAAEKGVFIRNDLEIPFPRFGQAIYIGIDGGEVFGPEANNLLGRRLAGAVIGLRGSVLKHVSYDVFIGGPLYQPTRFPNHWPVAGFSVSFLL from the coding sequence ATGCTGCGTGCACTCTGGGGAGTCGATCGCGCACGTGGACCTATATCGAGTCGGTTCCTGACGGTATGTGCTGCGTTGCTCGTCGTCGCGCATACGCATGTCGCGCACGCACAAACGATCGACCCGCTCGGTGAGCAAGAGCAACGACGCCGTGCGCAGGAGCAGGCGATCGAACGCGAGCGTGCGATCAACGCACCGAACGTCGCGCTACAGCCGACGGAGCGTCCAGCGGAAGACGACGGTAAGGTTCCTGTCGAAACACCCTGCTTCAAGCTCGACGAACTGACGCTGGAAGTGCCGCCCGGTTTGAGCAGTTCCGTCGAAGCGGCCGGTGCGCGCGCGTTGCTACCCAATCCTCTGTTTCCGGGCGAGCTGATGTTCGCCAATGAGTACCTGCAACGTCATCGTGGTCAGTGTGTCGGGCGCGAGGGACTCAATCTGATCGTGCATCGCCTGATGGCACGCATCATCGAGAAAGGTTATTCGACGACGCGTGTCGTCATCGCGCCACAGGATCTCTCGACCGGCAAGCTAAAGCTCCAACTGATCCCCGGCGTAATCAGCGCAATCCGCTTCGCCGATCCGTCGACGTACGGCACGTGGCGCAACGCGTTTCCGACCCGAGCGGGCGATCTGCTGAATCTGCGCAATCTCGAGCAAGGTCTCGAGCAGATGAAGCGCGTGCCGAATCAGGATGTCGACATGCAGATTGTGCCGGGACCGTCGACCGGTGAAAGCGATGTCGTGATCGCGGTCAAGCGAACGAAGCCGTGGTCGCTGGCCATAAGCGCCGACGACAGCGGGCTAGAGTCGACGGGGCAGCTCCAGGGCAACGTGAGCCTGACGCTCGACAATCCGCTCGGCCTGTCCGACCTCCTCAACATCAGCTACAGCCACGACATCAACGGCCATACGAGCCAGTACGGCACGCATGGCAGCAGCGCGTATTACTCGATCCCCTGGGGCAACTGGACATTTAGCGCCACGGCCAGCCAGTACGACTACCACCAGGAGATCGCAGGCGCATTCTCAAAGCTGGTATCGAGCGGGAAGTCCAGCACCTTCGACGTCAAGGCGGAGTACCAGTTTTATCGCAGCCAGGTACAGAAGAACATGATCGAGTTCCGCGTCGGCAAGCGTTTCAGCGAAGCGTTTATCGACGGCTCGGAAATCGATGTTCAACATCGCGACAACAGTTACGCGGAAGTCGGCTGGGAGCACAAGCACTACTTCGGAGCCGCGCAGCTCGACAGTACGCTTGCCTATCGGTGGGGCGTGCCGTGGTTCGGTGCACAGCGCGATCTGCCCAGCGGAATTGCGGGTGTTCCCACGTACTACTACCACATGGAAACGCTCGACGCGACGTTGAGCGTCCCGTTCACCGTCGCAGGTTTCCCGCTGCGCTATACGACAACGGTGCGTGCGCAGAACACCCCTAACGTGCTGTACCCCACGGAATATTTCTCGATCGGCAGTCGCTACACCGTGCGTGGTTTCGACGGCAATACGATGCTCGCCGCGGAGAAGGGTGTGTTCATCCGCAACGACCTGGAGATTCCCTTTCCGCGTTTCGGCCAGGCGATCTATATCGGCATCGACGGCGGTGAGGTCTTCGGTCCCGAAGCGAACAATCTGCTTGGCCGCCGTCTCGCGGGGGCTGTGATCGGCCTGCGCGGGAGTGTGCTCAAGCATGTCAGCTACGACGTTTTCATCGGCGGTCCGTTGTATCAGCCGACCCGTTTCCCGAACCACTGGCCTGTGGCGGGCTTCAGCGTGAGTTTTCTCCTATGA